A genomic window from Polaribacter gangjinensis includes:
- the hemF gene encoding oxygen-dependent coproporphyrinogen oxidase → MKNKFYNYIENLQNSITSTLEKIDGKAKFKEDIWQREEGGGGKTRVIENGAIFEKGGVNISAVHGELPEVLRNQFGVKEGNFFACGLSLVLHPTNPFVPTVHANWRYFEMYNSQGEIVTQWFGGGQDLTPYYLFDEDATHFHQVCKIACDKHHADFYPKFKKQCDDYFWNAHRNEARGIGGLFFDYLKETDQFSLENRFDFVTEIGNNFLESYVPIVEKRRNFTYNQQQKDWQEIRRGRYVEFNLVHDKGTLFGLKTNGRIESILMSLPPKVQWKYDVHPVENSEEAKLISVLKNPKNWI, encoded by the coding sequence ATGAAAAATAAATTCTACAATTACATCGAAAATTTACAAAATTCCATCACTTCTACTTTAGAAAAAATCGATGGAAAAGCCAAATTCAAAGAAGATATTTGGCAACGTGAAGAAGGTGGAGGAGGCAAAACAAGAGTGATTGAAAATGGAGCTATTTTTGAAAAAGGCGGAGTAAATATTTCTGCTGTTCATGGAGAATTGCCTGAAGTTTTACGAAATCAATTTGGAGTAAAAGAAGGCAATTTTTTTGCCTGTGGTTTGAGTTTGGTGTTGCATCCAACAAATCCATTTGTTCCTACAGTTCATGCAAACTGGCGTTATTTTGAAATGTATAATTCTCAAGGTGAGATAGTTACACAATGGTTTGGAGGTGGACAAGATTTAACGCCTTATTATTTATTTGACGAAGATGCTACTCATTTTCATCAGGTTTGTAAAATTGCTTGCGACAAACATCATGCTGATTTTTATCCAAAATTTAAAAAACAATGTGATGATTATTTTTGGAATGCTCACAGAAATGAAGCACGTGGAATTGGCGGATTATTTTTTGATTATTTAAAAGAAACAGACCAATTTTCATTAGAAAATAGATTCGATTTTGTCACAGAAATAGGCAATAACTTTTTAGAAAGTTATGTTCCGATTGTTGAAAAGAGAAGAAATTTCACCTACAATCAACAGCAAAAAGATTGGCAAGAAATCAGAAGAGGTCGTTATGTAGAATTCAATTTGGTACATGATAAAGGCACACTTTTCGGATTAAAAACAAACGGACGAATTGAAAGTATTTTGATGAGTTTGCCACCAAAAGTGCAATGGAAATATGATGTTCATCCTGTAGAAAATTCAGAAGAAGCAAAACTTATCAGCGTTCTAAAAAATCCAAAGAATTGGATTTAG
- a CDS encoding dihydrolipoamide acetyltransferase family protein gives MARFEVKLPKMGESVAEATITSWLKEVGDTIEMDEAVVEIATDKVDSEVPSEVSGTLIEILFEKDAIVQVGETIAIIETSADVNPTTVAKTVVEEPKEVQEVEKTIEKAAEIVATPILKTSDSGKFYSPLVRNIAQTECISMEDLENIEGSGKEGRVTKEDILQFVANKKSAPKTTNKEVETPKKVVESTPKEQPKVPVSVNGGDEIIEMSRMGKLIAKHMVDSVQTSAHVQSFIEIDVTNIVKWRDKVKDAFFKREGEKLTFTPILMQAVASTIKKYPMINITVDGDKIIKRKNINLGMAAALPDGNLIVPVIKNADQLNLVGMTKQVNDLANRARINQLKPDEIQNGTYTVTNVGSFGSVMGTPIINQPQVAILALGAIRKVPAVIETTEGDFIGIRQKMFVSHSYDHRVVNGALGGMFISTLKDILESWDLNQDF, from the coding sequence ATGGCAAGATTTGAAGTTAAGTTACCGAAAATGGGCGAAAGTGTTGCTGAAGCAACCATCACTTCTTGGTTAAAAGAAGTTGGCGACACTATTGAAATGGATGAGGCTGTTGTAGAAATTGCAACTGACAAAGTAGATTCTGAGGTCCCAAGTGAAGTTTCAGGAACTTTAATCGAAATTTTATTTGAAAAAGATGCTATAGTTCAAGTTGGCGAAACCATTGCTATTATTGAAACAAGTGCTGATGTAAATCCAACAACTGTTGCAAAAACCGTTGTTGAAGAACCAAAAGAGGTTCAAGAAGTTGAAAAAACAATTGAAAAAGCTGCTGAAATTGTGGCAACTCCTATTTTAAAAACTTCTGATTCTGGAAAATTCTATTCGCCTTTAGTGAGAAATATCGCACAAACAGAATGTATTTCTATGGAAGATTTGGAAAATATTGAAGGTTCAGGAAAAGAAGGCAGAGTTACCAAAGAAGATATTTTACAGTTTGTAGCCAATAAAAAATCTGCTCCTAAAACAACTAATAAAGAAGTCGAAACTCCGAAAAAAGTTGTAGAAAGCACGCCAAAAGAACAACCAAAAGTTCCAGTTTCTGTAAATGGTGGTGACGAAATTATCGAAATGTCTAGAATGGGCAAATTGATTGCCAAACACATGGTAGATTCTGTGCAAACTTCGGCTCATGTGCAATCGTTTATTGAAATTGATGTTACCAATATTGTAAAATGGCGTGATAAAGTGAAAGATGCTTTCTTTAAAAGAGAGGGAGAGAAGTTGACTTTTACACCGATTTTGATGCAAGCTGTAGCATCAACCATCAAAAAATATCCAATGATTAATATTACAGTTGATGGTGATAAAATCATCAAACGAAAAAATATCAATTTAGGAATGGCTGCTGCCTTACCAGATGGGAATCTCATTGTTCCTGTAATTAAAAATGCAGATCAATTGAATTTGGTGGGTATGACAAAACAAGTAAATGATTTGGCAAACAGAGCAAGAATCAATCAACTAAAACCAGATGAAATTCAAAATGGAACGTACACTGTTACCAATGTTGGTAGTTTTGGTTCTGTGATGGGAACACCTATTATCAATCAACCACAAGTGGCAATTTTGGCTTTGGGAGCTATCAGAAAAGTGCCTGCTGTGATTGAAACTACTGAGGGTGATTTTATCGGAATCAGACAAAAAATGTTTGTGTCACATTCGTATGATCACAGAGTGGTAAATGGTGCACTTGGTGGGATGTTTATCAGTACCTTAAAAGATATTCTGGAATCTTGGGATTTGAATCAGGATTTTTAA
- a CDS encoding alpha/beta hydrolase-fold protein, translating into MKLNHITTFFFLFTFFVGFSQLKTITDKTTYPFWIHVPEAEKTEKQPILIFLHGRSLSGTDLNRVKRYGVLRAMERGREISAIVVAPQLAKGSWNPDKVLEILEFVQKNYNTDTTRIYVCGMSLGGYGTLHFAGKYADKITAAVAICGGGYVKDACTLSTIPLWIQHGDNDFIVPISESKIVVDAIKKCDDNGKLIFSVINGGNHGSVERLFHQDAMYDWLFQQKRN; encoded by the coding sequence ATGAAATTAAACCATATCACTACATTTTTCTTTTTGTTTACTTTTTTTGTTGGGTTTTCGCAATTGAAAACGATTACTGACAAAACAACCTACCCTTTTTGGATTCACGTTCCAGAAGCTGAAAAAACAGAGAAACAACCCATTTTGATATTTCTGCATGGAAGAAGTCTTTCTGGTACAGATTTGAATCGTGTAAAAAGATATGGCGTGCTCAGAGCCATGGAAAGAGGCAGAGAAATTTCTGCAATTGTGGTGGCTCCTCAGTTGGCAAAAGGAAGTTGGAATCCTGATAAAGTGTTGGAAATTTTAGAATTTGTTCAAAAAAATTACAATACTGATACTACTCGTATTTATGTTTGTGGAATGAGTTTAGGTGGTTATGGAACGCTTCATTTTGCTGGAAAATACGCAGACAAAATCACAGCAGCTGTTGCTATTTGTGGTGGTGGATATGTAAAAGATGCGTGTACATTAAGCACCATTCCACTTTGGATTCAACATGGAGATAATGATTTTATTGTGCCAATTTCTGAATCAAAAATTGTAGTAGATGCCATCAAAAAATGTGATGATAATGGGAAACTTATTTTTTCTGTCATCAATGGAGGAAATCATGGAAGTGTTGAGCGTCTTTTTCATCAAGATGCCATGTATGATTGGCTTTTTCAACAAAAAAGAAACTAA
- a CDS encoding pyruvate dehydrogenase complex dihydrolipoamide acetyltransferase produces the protein MATVINMPRLSDTMEEGVVAKWLKKVGDKVEEGEILAEIETDKATMEFESFHEGTLLHIGIQEGETSPVDKLLAIIGEEGEDISGLLSGAAETPKTEVKEVSNETPKSETPVEKSAPKAAVIPDGVQVITMPRLSDTMTDGTVATWLKKVGEEVSEGDILAEIETDKATMEFESFYEGTLLHVGIQEGETAPVDSLLAIIGPKGTDVSGIIAGDFTVSSETASEKTPEKSVEKPAEVSNDATSTVTSTTSNGRIFASPLAKKIASDKGINLSDVNGSGENGRIVKKDIENFTPATKVVEAPKTESAKSTVTFVASGEEKSEEVKNSQMRKAIAKSLGNSKFTSPDFSLTIEVDMDNAMSSRALINAIPDTKVSFNDMVVKACAMALQKHPQVNTSWTENNTIYHSHIHVGVAVAVEDGLLVPVIKHTNQLSLTQIGAAVRELAGKAKNKKITPAEMQGSTFTVSNLGMFGIDNFTSIINQPNSAILSVGAIVEKPVVKKGQIMVGNTMKLTLTCDHRTVDGAVGAQFLQTLKTFIENPVTMLA, from the coding sequence ATGGCTACAGTTATAAATATGCCCAGATTGAGTGACACCATGGAAGAAGGTGTTGTTGCAAAATGGTTAAAAAAAGTGGGAGACAAAGTAGAGGAAGGTGAAATTTTGGCAGAAATTGAAACTGACAAAGCCACTATGGAATTTGAATCTTTTCACGAAGGAACCTTGTTACATATTGGTATTCAAGAAGGTGAAACTTCGCCCGTTGATAAATTATTAGCGATTATTGGTGAAGAAGGTGAAGACATTTCTGGACTTTTAAGTGGTGCTGCTGAAACTCCAAAAACAGAGGTAAAAGAAGTTTCAAACGAAACTCCAAAAAGCGAAACTCCTGTTGAAAAATCAGCTCCAAAAGCTGCTGTAATTCCTGATGGTGTTCAAGTAATTACCATGCCACGTTTAAGTGATACCATGACTGATGGAACTGTGGCAACTTGGTTGAAAAAAGTTGGTGAAGAAGTTTCTGAAGGCGATATTTTAGCTGAAATTGAAACTGACAAAGCTACTATGGAATTCGAATCTTTCTACGAAGGAACCTTATTACATGTAGGAATTCAAGAAGGAGAAACTGCTCCTGTTGATAGTTTATTGGCTATTATTGGCCCAAAAGGAACAGATGTTTCAGGAATTATTGCTGGAGATTTTACAGTTAGCAGTGAAACTGCAAGCGAAAAAACTCCTGAAAAATCAGTAGAAAAACCCGCTGAAGTTTCAAACGATGCAACTTCAACTGTTACCTCAACAACTTCAAACGGACGCATTTTTGCATCGCCTTTGGCAAAGAAAATTGCTTCCGATAAAGGTATCAATTTGTCAGATGTAAATGGTTCTGGAGAAAATGGACGAATTGTAAAAAAAGATATCGAAAACTTTACGCCTGCTACAAAAGTAGTAGAAGCTCCAAAAACTGAAAGCGCAAAATCAACTGTAACTTTTGTTGCTTCAGGTGAAGAAAAATCAGAAGAAGTTAAGAATTCTCAAATGCGAAAAGCAATTGCGAAATCATTAGGAAATTCTAAATTTACTTCTCCAGATTTCAGCTTAACTATTGAAGTTGATATGGATAATGCCATGAGTTCTAGAGCGCTTATCAATGCAATTCCTGATACCAAAGTTTCGTTCAATGATATGGTTGTAAAAGCATGTGCAATGGCGTTGCAAAAACATCCACAAGTAAATACTTCTTGGACAGAAAATAACACAATTTATCACAGTCATATTCATGTTGGTGTGGCAGTTGCTGTAGAAGATGGATTGCTAGTTCCTGTTATCAAACACACGAATCAATTGAGTTTAACTCAAATTGGAGCGGCTGTAAGAGAATTAGCTGGAAAAGCAAAAAATAAGAAAATTACGCCTGCAGAAATGCAAGGAAGTACGTTTACCGTTTCTAATTTAGGAATGTTCGGAATTGATAATTTTACATCAATCATCAATCAGCCAAATTCAGCAATTTTATCAGTTGGTGCTATTGTTGAAAAACCTGTGGTTAAAAAGGGACAAATTATGGTTGGAAATACTATGAAATTGACATTAACTTGCGATCACAGAACTGTTGATGGTGCTGTTGGTGCTCAGTTTTTACAAACATTAAAAACATTTATCGAAAATCCAGTAACGATGTTAGCATAG
- the pdhA gene encoding pyruvate dehydrogenase (acetyl-transferring) E1 component subunit alpha: MKKITKQTYLDWYKDMLFWRKFEDKLASVYIQQKVRGFLHLYNGQEAILAGALHAMDLSKDKMITAYRNHVQPIGMGEDPKKVMAELYGKATGTSKGMGGSMHIFSKEFGFYGGHGIVGGQIPLGAGIAFADKYKGSDAVTLTCFGDGAARQGSLHEAFNLAMLWKLPVIFICENNGYAMGTSVERTANHGDIWKLGLGYEMPCGPVDAMNPIKVAEAVDEAIQRARRGDGPTFLEMKTYRYRGHSMSDAQHYRTKEEVEEYKKIDPITQVLDIIIENKYATDDEIAAIDKQVKDMVAECEKFAEESPYPETQQMYDMVYEQENYPFIS; this comes from the coding sequence ATGAAAAAAATCACCAAACAAACCTATTTAGATTGGTACAAAGACATGCTTTTTTGGCGCAAATTCGAAGATAAATTAGCTTCGGTTTACATCCAACAAAAAGTAAGAGGTTTCTTGCATTTATACAATGGTCAAGAAGCTATTTTAGCAGGTGCATTACATGCTATGGATTTGTCAAAAGATAAAATGATTACTGCTTACAGAAATCACGTTCAACCAATTGGAATGGGTGAAGATCCCAAAAAAGTAATGGCTGAATTGTATGGAAAAGCAACAGGAACATCTAAAGGAATGGGAGGTTCTATGCATATTTTTTCAAAAGAATTTGGTTTTTATGGTGGTCATGGAATTGTGGGTGGTCAAATTCCTTTAGGTGCAGGAATTGCTTTTGCAGATAAATACAAAGGTAGTGATGCTGTAACCTTAACTTGTTTTGGTGATGGTGCTGCAAGACAAGGTTCTCTACATGAGGCTTTTAACTTAGCAATGTTGTGGAAATTACCCGTAATTTTTATTTGTGAAAACAATGGTTATGCCATGGGAACTTCTGTAGAAAGAACTGCAAATCATGGTGATATTTGGAAACTTGGTTTAGGATATGAAATGCCTTGTGGACCTGTAGATGCCATGAACCCAATAAAAGTTGCTGAAGCTGTTGATGAAGCTATTCAAAGAGCAAGACGTGGTGATGGACCTACATTTTTAGAAATGAAAACCTACAGATATAGAGGACATTCTATGTCTGATGCACAACATTACAGAACAAAAGAGGAGGTTGAAGAATACAAAAAAATAGATCCAATTACACAAGTGTTGGATATCATCATTGAAAATAAATACGCAACTGACGATGAAATTGCTGCTATTGATAAGCAAGTAAAAGACATGGTTGCAGAATGTGAAAAGTTTGCTGAAGAATCTCCATATCCTGAAACACAACAAATGTATGATATGGTTTATGAGCAAGAAAATTATCCTTTTATAAGTTAA